One window of the Nicotiana tabacum cultivar K326 chromosome 4, ASM71507v2, whole genome shotgun sequence genome contains the following:
- the LOC107767107 gene encoding homeobox-leucine zipper protein HDG11 isoform X1 produces MEYGSGGGGGGGGTSSGGGDPRDAAERRKKRYHRHTANQIQRLEAIFKECPHPDEKTRLQLSRDLGLAPRQIKFWFQNRRTQMKAQHERADNCALRAENDKIRCENIAIREALKNVICPSCPPVTEDSYFDEQKLRIENMQLKEELDKVSSIAAKYIGRPISQLPPVQPIHLSSLDLSMSSFVGHGPNSLDLDLDLLPGSSLTIPSLAFSSLNLSDMDKSLMADIAGNAMEELIRLVQTNEPLWMKSAIDGKDVLNFQNYDRIFPRANSHLKNHNVRIEASRDSGVVIMNGLALVDMFMDANKWQEFFPTIVSKARTLEVISSGVMGSRTSTLQLVKKNNRLNKEGLVFFPKVLPDARYMQMYEELQVLSPLVPTRQLYFLRFCQQIEQSSWAIVDVSYDITQENLYSSTSCKVHRLPSGCLIQDMPNGYSKVTWVEHVEVEEKGIIHRLCRDLIHSGLAFGAERWVGTLQRVCEKYACLMVNSNPTHDLGGVIPSPEGKRSMMKLAKRMVSNFCASINPSNGHQWNTISGLNEFEVRATLQKSTDPGQPNGVIISAATTIWLPVPPQNVFNFFRDERNRPQWDVLSNQNPVQEVAHIANGSHPGNCISVLRAYNTSQNNMLILQESCIDSSGALVVYSPVDVPAINIAMSGEDPTYIPLLPSGFTISPDGHQLDQDAASCSSSSNASTIGGRSGGSLITVVFQILVSSLPSAKMSPESVNTVNNLIGSTVHQIKAALNCSTS; encoded by the exons ATGGAGTACGGCAGcggaggtggtggtggtggtggtggcacCAGCAGCGGCGGCGGCGATCCCCGCGACGCCGCCGAGCGGAGGAAGAAACGTTATCATCGTCACACTGCTAATCAAATTCAAAGGCTTGAAGC TATTTTCAAAGAATGTCCTCATCCAGACGAGAAGACACGATTGCAGTTAAGCAGAGATTTAGGCTTAGCTCCTCGTCAGATTAAGTTTTGGTTCCAAAATAGGAGGACTCAAATGAAG GCTCAACATGAGAGAGCAGACAATTGTGCACTTAGAGCAGAAAATGATAAAATTCGATGTGAAAATATAGCAATCAGAGAAGCCCTCAAGAATGTGATTTGCCCATCATGTCCTCCTGTTACTGAAGATTCATATTTCGATGAGCAAAAGTTGAGAATAGAAAACATGCAATTAAAAGAAGAG CTTGATAAAGTATCCAGTATTGCTGCTAAATATATAGGGAGGCCTATTTCACAACTCCCACCAGTGCAACCTATTCATCTATCTTCACTAGATTTGTCTATGTCTAGTTTTGTTGGCCATGGCCCTAATTCCCTTGATCTTGATCTCGATCTTCTCCCTGGAAGTTCGTTGACTATTCCCAGTTTGGCCTTCTCTTCATTGAATTTATCGGACATGGATAAGTCCCTTATGGCTGATATTGCTGGGAATGCAATGGAGGAACTCATTAGATTGGTGCAAACCAATGAACCTTTGTGGATGAAGTCCGCTATCGATGGAAAAGATGTACTTAATTTCCAGAACTATGATCGAATTTTTCCAAGGGCTAATAGTCATTTGAAAAATCACAATGTTCGGATTGAGGCTTCCAGGGATTCAGGTGTTGTTATTATGAATGGATTAGCATTAGTTGACATGTTTATGGACGCG AATAAATGGCAGGAATTCTTTCCTACAATTGTTTCAAAGGCAAGAACGCTTGAAGTAATATCATCTGGTGTGATGGGAAGCCGAACTAGTACATTGCAATTGGTAAAGAAAAATAACAGACTTAATAAAGAGGGATTAGTCTTTTTTCCTAAGGTTTTGCCTGATGCGCGCTACATGCAGATGTATGAAGAATTGCAGGTGCTTTCACCATTGGTTCCAACGCGACAATTGTATTTCCTGAGGTTTTGCCAGCAGATTGAGCAAAGCTCGTGGGCAATAGTCGATGTTTCTTATGATATAACTCAAGAAAATCTTTATTCTTCCACTTCTTGCAAGGTTCATAGGCTTCCATCAGGGTGCTTGATTCAAGATATGCCCAATGGTTATTCTAAG GTTACTTGGGTGGAACATGTAGAAGTGGAAGAGAAAGGTATAATTCATAGGCTATGTAGAGATCTTATACACAGTGGATTGGCATTTGGAGCAGAGAGATGGGTTGGCACTCTTCAAAGAGTTTGTGAAAAATATGCTTGTCTCATGGTTAATAGCAATCCTACTCATGACCTTGGTGGAG TAATTCCATCGCCCGAAGGGAAGAGGAGCATGATGAAACTGGCAAAAAGAATGGTGAGCAATTTCTGTGCCAGCATAAATCCATCTAATGGACATCAATGGAACACAATTTCTGGATTGAATGAGTTTGAAGTCAGAGCTACCCTTCAAAAGAGCACCGACCCTGGCCAGCCTAATGGTGTAATCATTAGTGCAGCCACCACCATTTGGCTGCCAGTTCCTCCACAAAATGTCTTCAATTTCTTCAGGGATGAACGGAATCGACCCCAG TGGGATGTTCTTTCCAACCAAAATCCGGTGCAAGAAGTAGCTCATATTGCGAATGGCTCTCATCCAGGGAACTGCATTTCTGTGCTGCGG GCCTATAACACTAGCCAGAACAACATGTTAATACTTCAAGAAAGTTGCATAGACTCATCAGGGGCACTAGTAGTGTATAGCCCAGTGGATGTACCGGCTATCAACATAGCGATGAGCGGTGAGGACCCCACGTATATCCCGTTGCTACCATCGGGGTTCACGATATCGCCAGATGGCCATCAACTAGACCAAGATGCAGCATCATGCAGCAGCAGCTCAAATGCAAGTACTATAGGAGGCAGGTCAGGGGGTTCACTTATAACAGTAGTGTTCCAAATTCTAGTAAGCAGCTTGCCATCAGCTAAAATGAGTCCAGAATCAGTAAACACTGTGAATAACCTTATAGGCAGCACTGTTCACCAAATTAAAGCTGCCTTGAATTGCTCCACTTCTTGA
- the LOC107767107 gene encoding homeobox-leucine zipper protein HDG11 isoform X2 has protein sequence MEYGSGGGGGGGGTSSGGGDPRDAAERRKKRYHRHTANQIQRLEAIFKECPHPDEKTRLQLSRDLGLAPRQIKFWFQNRRTQMKAQHERADNCALRAENDKIRCENIAIREALKNVICPSCPPVTEDSYFDEQKLRIENMQLKEELDKVSSIAAKYIGRPISQLPPVQPIHLSSLDLSMSSFVGHGPNSLDLDLDLLPGSSLTIPSLAFSSLNLSDMDKSLMADIAGNAMEELIRLVQTNEPLWMKSAIDGKDVLNFQNYDRIFPRANSHLKNHNVRIEASRDSGVVIMNGLALVDMFMDANKWQEFFPTIVSKARTLEVISSGVMGSRTSTLQLMYEELQVLSPLVPTRQLYFLRFCQQIEQSSWAIVDVSYDITQENLYSSTSCKVHRLPSGCLIQDMPNGYSKVTWVEHVEVEEKGIIHRLCRDLIHSGLAFGAERWVGTLQRVCEKYACLMVNSNPTHDLGGVIPSPEGKRSMMKLAKRMVSNFCASINPSNGHQWNTISGLNEFEVRATLQKSTDPGQPNGVIISAATTIWLPVPPQNVFNFFRDERNRPQWDVLSNQNPVQEVAHIANGSHPGNCISVLRAYNTSQNNMLILQESCIDSSGALVVYSPVDVPAINIAMSGEDPTYIPLLPSGFTISPDGHQLDQDAASCSSSSNASTIGGRSGGSLITVVFQILVSSLPSAKMSPESVNTVNNLIGSTVHQIKAALNCSTS, from the exons ATGGAGTACGGCAGcggaggtggtggtggtggtggtggcacCAGCAGCGGCGGCGGCGATCCCCGCGACGCCGCCGAGCGGAGGAAGAAACGTTATCATCGTCACACTGCTAATCAAATTCAAAGGCTTGAAGC TATTTTCAAAGAATGTCCTCATCCAGACGAGAAGACACGATTGCAGTTAAGCAGAGATTTAGGCTTAGCTCCTCGTCAGATTAAGTTTTGGTTCCAAAATAGGAGGACTCAAATGAAG GCTCAACATGAGAGAGCAGACAATTGTGCACTTAGAGCAGAAAATGATAAAATTCGATGTGAAAATATAGCAATCAGAGAAGCCCTCAAGAATGTGATTTGCCCATCATGTCCTCCTGTTACTGAAGATTCATATTTCGATGAGCAAAAGTTGAGAATAGAAAACATGCAATTAAAAGAAGAG CTTGATAAAGTATCCAGTATTGCTGCTAAATATATAGGGAGGCCTATTTCACAACTCCCACCAGTGCAACCTATTCATCTATCTTCACTAGATTTGTCTATGTCTAGTTTTGTTGGCCATGGCCCTAATTCCCTTGATCTTGATCTCGATCTTCTCCCTGGAAGTTCGTTGACTATTCCCAGTTTGGCCTTCTCTTCATTGAATTTATCGGACATGGATAAGTCCCTTATGGCTGATATTGCTGGGAATGCAATGGAGGAACTCATTAGATTGGTGCAAACCAATGAACCTTTGTGGATGAAGTCCGCTATCGATGGAAAAGATGTACTTAATTTCCAGAACTATGATCGAATTTTTCCAAGGGCTAATAGTCATTTGAAAAATCACAATGTTCGGATTGAGGCTTCCAGGGATTCAGGTGTTGTTATTATGAATGGATTAGCATTAGTTGACATGTTTATGGACGCG AATAAATGGCAGGAATTCTTTCCTACAATTGTTTCAAAGGCAAGAACGCTTGAAGTAATATCATCTGGTGTGATGGGAAGCCGAACTAGTACATTGCAATTG ATGTATGAAGAATTGCAGGTGCTTTCACCATTGGTTCCAACGCGACAATTGTATTTCCTGAGGTTTTGCCAGCAGATTGAGCAAAGCTCGTGGGCAATAGTCGATGTTTCTTATGATATAACTCAAGAAAATCTTTATTCTTCCACTTCTTGCAAGGTTCATAGGCTTCCATCAGGGTGCTTGATTCAAGATATGCCCAATGGTTATTCTAAG GTTACTTGGGTGGAACATGTAGAAGTGGAAGAGAAAGGTATAATTCATAGGCTATGTAGAGATCTTATACACAGTGGATTGGCATTTGGAGCAGAGAGATGGGTTGGCACTCTTCAAAGAGTTTGTGAAAAATATGCTTGTCTCATGGTTAATAGCAATCCTACTCATGACCTTGGTGGAG TAATTCCATCGCCCGAAGGGAAGAGGAGCATGATGAAACTGGCAAAAAGAATGGTGAGCAATTTCTGTGCCAGCATAAATCCATCTAATGGACATCAATGGAACACAATTTCTGGATTGAATGAGTTTGAAGTCAGAGCTACCCTTCAAAAGAGCACCGACCCTGGCCAGCCTAATGGTGTAATCATTAGTGCAGCCACCACCATTTGGCTGCCAGTTCCTCCACAAAATGTCTTCAATTTCTTCAGGGATGAACGGAATCGACCCCAG TGGGATGTTCTTTCCAACCAAAATCCGGTGCAAGAAGTAGCTCATATTGCGAATGGCTCTCATCCAGGGAACTGCATTTCTGTGCTGCGG GCCTATAACACTAGCCAGAACAACATGTTAATACTTCAAGAAAGTTGCATAGACTCATCAGGGGCACTAGTAGTGTATAGCCCAGTGGATGTACCGGCTATCAACATAGCGATGAGCGGTGAGGACCCCACGTATATCCCGTTGCTACCATCGGGGTTCACGATATCGCCAGATGGCCATCAACTAGACCAAGATGCAGCATCATGCAGCAGCAGCTCAAATGCAAGTACTATAGGAGGCAGGTCAGGGGGTTCACTTATAACAGTAGTGTTCCAAATTCTAGTAAGCAGCTTGCCATCAGCTAAAATGAGTCCAGAATCAGTAAACACTGTGAATAACCTTATAGGCAGCACTGTTCACCAAATTAAAGCTGCCTTGAATTGCTCCACTTCTTGA